cagaaaccaaaaaaaaatgatcaagaaACTGAGGTGAATAGTTGCTAACCATAGTCATTGCACCAAACTGCGCAGCAGAGACAAGAATGCTCCCAGTACCAACGAAAGGATCATACACTAGTTTCCCCGATGTAGCTTTCGCTTGATTAGCCATTAAGAAAGCCATCTCAGCATCCATAGCAGTTGGGCCAAGGTAAGTACGAGATTTCAACTGAAATGTAGGTAAAAGCTTCCTATCAGCAAAACCAACCTCCCTCCCAAAAAAGATCCTTCTCTGTAGAATAGGTTGAAGTCCATTGTTCTCTTCAGATTCAATCATCTCCATTAGAAAAAAGTTGTGATCTGGATTCTTCAAGTTCACTCGACCCTAACAACAAtatcaaataaccaaaaaaaaatcatatacctATAAAAAGATAGACAACCAAAAGAGACTGAAACAAGAAAGTGGAATCAGACCTCAAATGGGATATAAGTAAGTGACTGGATTCGATCTTTCTGCTCATCAAAAGTTAAACCCTTTCCGAAAGTTTCAACAGAGATTCTAAAGGTTGAATCAGAAGTGAGAAATTGAAGCTTTCGAGAATCAGAGTAGCTTAGAATCGAGTCTTTAAGCTCTTCATAGCAAGTCCCTTCACCCCAAAGCTCGTACATTCCTTTCACCAATATGCTTCTCTTGGCGATGTTACGAGCGATTTCTTCAGATGAAAGCTGAACGAAGTGGAATGGAGTATCGTTATGGTGATGTACAGGTAGACGCCATTGGAGTGACTCATTCTCTGCAATCTCTTCTCCGAAGAGTTCAGCTAAAGCTTCTACTTCTGGCTTTCTGAAGTCTAATAGTCTGTGATAGAAGACACAAAGAAACCACATCTCTTCTTTCCCCCaaatccaaaaccctaatttgacaACAGAACTGAGAGGGAAGAAAACGAAGACGACGGCGATTAAAAGTCTAAAACCCCCTCTTCAAAACCCTTTTACATGGGCCTAACTAAGCCCATTTATTAG
The sequence above is drawn from the Camelina sativa cultivar DH55 chromosome 4, Cs, whole genome shotgun sequence genome and encodes:
- the LOC104779851 gene encoding tRNA (guanine(10)-N2)-methyltransferase homolog, with the protein product MWFLCVFYHRLLDFRKPEVEALAELFGEEIAENESLQWRLPVHHHNDTPFHFVQLSSEEIARNIAKRSILVKGMYELWGEGTCYEELKDSILSYSDSRKLQFLTSDSTFRISVETFGKGLTFDEQKDRIQSLTYIPFEGRVNLKNPDHNFFLMEMIESEENNGLQPILQRRIFFGREVGFADRKLLPTFQLKSRTYLGPTAMDAEMAFLMANQAKATSGKLVYDPFVGTGSILVSAAQFGAMTMGADIDIRVVRDGRGPDCNVWSNFKQYGLPMPVALLRMDNNLPPWRSGLKEIFDAIICDPPYGVRAGGRKSGGRKILRGTVDPYTVPDDKRTDHIPSTGAYSLVECVHDLLHLAARMLVMKGRLVFFFPVLRDETGGEVKFPEHPCFKLVAVSEQILSSRYSRFLLTMVKVEPYSEEIKEAARLMHLEFRENHLKWLEDGNIHSSVFKPIDSSQIHTDPKAFKDPKPKYRGKYV